Proteins from a genomic interval of Anolis sagrei isolate rAnoSag1 chromosome 1, rAnoSag1.mat, whole genome shotgun sequence:
- the LOC132763990 gene encoding olfactory receptor 5AR1-like has product MDCLLNKETVALTKYAVLQVWENNLEVMFEENTTTKPKEFVFLGLTRNPTLQFILFFVFLAIYLVTLVENLGMISLIRTCPQLHTPMYFFLSSLSFLDVCFSSVFAPKALTNFLAYKKSISFTGCAVQMYFFVGLGSTECFLLAAMAYDRYAAICKPLLYPILMSPRRCILLVALSYFLGLLHSLLHTVFTFRMSFSGSNVINHFFCDITALLTIASSDTYINELLIFYVAGLVEVITILSVLISYSYILVNIVRISSASDKLKAFSTCTSHLTVVTIFHGAILILHFRPKSSSGFPVQDVGDKILSVFYTIVIPMLNPLIYSLRNKEVKNALKNIQRKVCDKMSMQ; this is encoded by the coding sequence ATGGATTGTTTACTGAATAAAGAAACTGTAGCTTTAACAAAGTATGCTGTTTTGCAGGTCTGGGAAAATAATCTGGAAGTAATGTTTGAAGAAAACACCACCACAAAACCCAAggagtttgtatttctaggattAACAAGAAATCCTACACTGCAgttcattttgttttttgttttcctgGCTATTTATTTAGTTACATTGGTTGAAAATCTAGGAATGATCAGCTTAATAAGGACCTGTCCCCAACTCCATACTCCAATGTACTTCTTTCTCAGCAGCCTATCTTTCCTTGACGTATGCTTCTCTTCTGTGTTTGCTCCAAAAGCACTGACAAACTTCCTAGCATATAAAAAGTCAATTTCCTTTACTGGATGTGCAGTGCAAATGTACTTTTTTGTTGGCCTGGGGAGCACAGAATGTTTTCTTCTGGCTGCCATGGCATATGATCGCTATGCAGCCATCTGTAAGCCATTGCTTTACCCAATCCTCATGTCTCCTAGACGATGTATTCTTTTGGTAGCACTGTCATATTTTCTTGGGCTTTTGCATTCTCTACTTCATACAGTATTCACCTTCAGAATGTCATTCTCTGGATCCAATGTGATCAATCATTTCTTCTGTGACATCACTGCACTCTTAACAATTGCTTCTTCTGATACCTACATCAATGAACTCCTGATCTTTTATGTGGCTGGGCTTGTAGAGGTCATTACTATCCTCAGTGTCCTCATTTCTTATTCATATATTCTTGTTAACATAGTGAGGATCAGCTCAGCCTCAGACAAACTCAAAGCCTTCTCCACTTGCACATCACACCTGACTGTGGTCACCATTTTCCACGGGGCCATTCTCATTCTACATTTCCGGCCCAAATCTAGCAGTGGCTTTCCTGTCCAAGATGTGGGTGACAAAATTCTGTCTGTGTTCTACACCATTGTCATTCCTATGTTGAATCCCTTGATATATAGCCTGAGAAATAAAGAGGTGAAGAATGCTctcaaaaatattcaaagaaaggTGTGTGATAAAATGAGTATGCAATGA